One stretch of Daphnia pulicaria isolate SC F1-1A chromosome 8, SC_F0-13Bv2, whole genome shotgun sequence DNA includes these proteins:
- the LOC124312089 gene encoding complex I assembly factor ACAD9, mitochondrial-like: protein MASYKFLTSKSWMPVLRHVSKSHYFQTVYLSSSASVYDKDIKEYKAPQTDATNVVKKLQRPPFGKNLFLGKFDNEILAFPEVLDKERLQMLDEMVAPVEKFFEAIDSKKIDAEGKIPKETLDGLKALGLFGQQIPTEYGGLGFNATEFARIAEITAIDSSVAVTLAAHQSIGLKGLLIAGNEEQKAKYLPRLATGEWVAAFCLTEPGSGSDAASVQTKAVLSDDGNHWIMNGNKIWISNGGIADFFTVFAKTSVRGKTGEMEDRVTAFLVERNFGGVTHGKPEDKLGIRGSNTCQVFFENVPIPKENVLGEVGAGFKIALNILNSGRFSMGSSGAGMLKKLVGWSAEHAINRKQFGKPLMEFELIQEKFAKMAVTIYAMESMAYLTSGMLDTYEEPDCAMEAAMVKVFSSEAVWNCTSECLQILGGLGYMKDYPYERFLRDARILLIFEGTNEILRILISLLGLQHAGKSLSEMVRKVRNPTANPGFAVKKMWERFRRNPQNPSLNLHLENFLHPSLKRPSELLEKRVLQFEMAVEILLSRHGKEVSTKQMDLRRVADVAIDLFAMAAVLSRSSRAYCIGLQNAEHELELANSFCVDADIRCERLISELFAGEQFTQDLSLKKIATTIFQNKGYCAEHPLKQNA from the exons ATGGCCTCTTACAAGTTCTTAACTTCGAAATCATGGATGCCCGTTTTGAGACATGTGTCGAAATCCCATTATTTTCAAACAGTCTACTTGTCTAGTTCTGCATCAGTGTATGATAAG GATATTAAAGAGTACAAAGCACCCCAAACAGACGCAACAAATGTAGTCAAAAAGCTTCAACGACCTCCCTTTggtaaaaacttgtttttaggAAAGTTTGATAATGAAATTTTGGCTTTCCCTGAAGTTCTTGATAAGGAGAGACTTCAGATGTTGGATGAAATGGTTGCTCCAGTAGAAAAATTCTTTGAGGCAattgattcaaaaaaaattgatgctGAGGGAAAGATCCCAAAAGAAACTTTGGATGGACTCAAAGCATTGGGGTTGTTTGGACAACAGATACCTACAGAGTATGGTGGTCTGGGATTTAATGCAACTGAATTTGCAAGAATTGCTGAGATTACAGCAATAGATTCTTCTGTTGCAGTAACACTTGCTGCTCATCAGTCAATTGGTCTCAAG GGTCTACTAATAGCTGGAAATGAAGAACAAAAAGCTAAATACCTACCTCGTTTAGCCACAGGTGAATGGGTTGCCGCATTTTGTCTCACTGAACCAGGCAGTGGATCAGATGCTGCATCTGTTCAG ACCAAAGCTGTCTTATCCGATGATGGTAACCATTGGATCATGAATGGCAACAAAATCTGGATATCAAATGGTGGCATTGCCGACTTTTTCACAGTATTCGCGAAAACATCT GTGAGGGGTAAAACGGGTGAAATGGAGGATCGAGTCACCGCATTTCTGGTTGAGCGTAATTTTGGAGGAGTGACGCATGGAAAGCCAGAGGATAAACTTGGTATTCGAGGCTCAAATACTTGTCAG gtattttttgaaaatgtgccCATTCCGAAAGAGAATGTACTCGGAGAAGTTGGCGCTGGATTCAAAAttgcattaaatattttaaattcgggGAGGTTCAGCATGGGTAGTTCAGGAGCAG gaatgttaaaaaaacttgttggTTGGTCTGCCGAACATGCGATAAATCGCAAACAATTTGGCAAACCGCTAATGGAATTCGAACTAATCCAAGAAAAATTTGCGAAAATGGCTGTTACCATCTACGCCATGGAATCAATGGCGTATCTTACCTCAG GAATGCTAGACACGTACGAGGAACCAGATTGCGCTATGGAGGCAGCCATGGTTAAG GTTTTTAGCTCAGAGGCTGTTTGGAATTGCACTAGTGAATGTTTACAGATTCTGGGAGGGTTAGGCTATATGAAAGATTATCCATACGAGCGTTTTTTGAGAGACGCTCGAATCTTGCTCATCTTCGAGGGAACCAACGAAATTCTACGTATTCTCATCTCTCTGTTAG GTCTTCAGCATGCAGGAAAAAGTCTTTCAGAGATGGTTCGTAAAGTGCGTAATCCTACTGCCAATCCCGGATTCGCAGTTAAGAAAATGTGGGAACGATTTCGAAGGAACCCCCAAAACCCTAGCCTAAATCTTCACTTGGAAAACTTTCTGCATCCTAGTCTAAAG AGACCTTCGGAATTATTGGAAAAACGTGTTTTGCAGTTTGAAATGGCAGTAGAAATTTTATTGTCTCGACATGGGAAGGAAGTGAGCACTAAGCAAATGGATCTTCGGCGAGTGGCTGATGTTGCCATAGATTTGTTTGCCATGGCTGCAGTTCTGAGCAGATCATCTCGGGCGTATTGTATCGGCTTACAAAACGCAGAAcatgaa CTTGAGTTGGCCAACTCGTTTTGCGTTGACGCCGATATACGTTGTGAACGGCTCATTTCAGAATTATTTGCAGGGGAGCAATTTACTCAAGATTTATCTTTGAAGAAAATTGCCACGACGATTTTCCAAAATAAGGGTTATTGTGCTGAGCATCCTCTCAAACAAAATGCTTAA
- the LOC124312179 gene encoding 60S ribosomal protein L18a-like: MKASGLLKEYKVVGRKLASEKEPNPPLYRMRIFAPDHIVAKSRFWYFLRQLRKFKKATGEIVSCQMVHDKSPLKVKNFGIWLRYDSRSGTHNMYREYRDLTVSAAVTQCYRDMGARHRARAHAIQIIRVEEVANDKCRRPHVKQFHDSTIRFPLPHRANTIDMPELSYRKPKTYFG; encoded by the exons ATGAAGGCCAGCGGTTTG TTGAAGGAATACAAAGTCGTCGGGCGCAAGCTCGCGTCGGAGAAGGAACCCAATCCTCCTCTGTACAGAATGAGGATCTTTGCACCAGATCATATTGTTGCCAAGTCACGTTTCTGGTATTTCTTGCGCCAATTGCGTAAATTCAAGAAAGCTACTGGTGAAATTGTCAGCTGCCAGATG GTTCATGACAAGAGCCCACTGAAGGTTAAGAACTTTGGCATCTGGCTTCGTTATGACTCTCGCTCTGGTACTCACAACATGTACCGTGAGTACAGAGACTTGACTGTCTCTGCTGCTGTTACACAGTGCTATCGTGATATGGGAGCCCGTCATCGCGCTCGCGCTCATGCCATTCAG ATCATTCGAGTGGAGGAGGTGGCTAACGACAAGTGCCGTCGCCCACATGTCAAGCAGTTCCATGATTCTACTATTAGATTCCCACTTCCCCATAGGGCCAACACCATCGATATGCCCGAACTGTCTTACCGCAAGCCCAAAACTTACTTCGGTTAA
- the LOC124312061 gene encoding exportin-T-like, which translates to MDLQLLQFLSNPSDANAQSRALAYFEQLKSSDTGWQLATNTLINTNSAGPSLNDHVKFFALQVIEVFIKQSYQKSSPSQQQAMKHFLSQWIQLQVSQPVQDKVFIRNKAAQIFALVFVCDYPKRWPNFFTDLLQTLSLGPHAIDLYLRVLLAIDSEVVDREILHSKEEADRNTLIKDHMRETCVDSLVDSWYHILSVYETSNTDLVCQTLEIVGAYIAWINIDLIANMRFVDLLVRFLREQPLREAAADCLHDIVAKGMDPVAKIKLVESLFSVLDSAGILNIDMEEDVDYLCKLARLINCIGLQMALSWTKLKKAGDNDSACAVMQLLESKIPLCFRFLSHSDDDVSASVMEFVKEYVQMLKQKAALNETERQQVENLLFIIFEKTKYDEGFYFDRDGEEEAIFLEYRKQLRTLFDNVAVLDRDLVLNRVRDLVNMTLPRWQTSSFAEVEAALTFLYQLGEALPVSHGNHFSGDSAKASALQPMMQSLLSCGVSNYPHPAVTLCFFELVVRYEKFFLVEPQFVAPTLVAFLDQGGMRHANPKVRSRVAYLFSRFVRAVKTHMTDYTEDVLRRLQDLLVLIPAESGPQTALLTHDDQLFIFETAGLLITSGNFDAEIKRNLMHSLVSPVLDKFAVLLEELIRLTPQSPNAVGAADATNQKRRAILAQCLSHAMSAVAWSSKAFTNSQNIKASGCLSVYLKALEVFLRAIQLPEVVPEIQAGLRQYLHRMTVCLGEELLPFVPSASQVLLKSSSVQSLAEYIPLINQIIAKFKKQVVPFLTQAFAPIISSIFNALAASAASVNDEEARLERQSLQRSYFSFVAAIVGSGLMEVLASQDPATLQQVLVSLVQGAVDYPDPVAQKTCFSTLRRLVEIWGGKDGPAEFVEFVYKQIVPACFLAPLRDTFDLNDAQTTMALSESALCLRAILEKRGDEELITFLQTQYLPTLKLNLQQSQEFCMALRSDQKLFKSYYKMFFQQARGL; encoded by the exons ATGGATCTTCAATTACTCCAGTTTTTATCCAACCCTTCGGATGCCAATGCACAATCTCGG gCATTGGCGTACTTTGAGCAACTCAAATCTTCAGACACTGGCTGGCAACTAGCAACTAATACTCTCATTAATACAAATTCTGCTGGACCAAGTTTAAACGATCATGTCAAGTTTTTTGCCCTTCAAGTTATTGAAGTCTTCATTAAACAGTCCTATCAAAAGAGTTCTCCATCTCAACAGCAAGCAATGAAACACTTTCTCAGCCAATGGATTCAGTTACAG GTCTCTCAACCTGTACAAGACAAGGTTTTCATCAGGAATAAAGCAGCACAAATATTTGCCTTGGTGTTTGTTTGTGACTATCCCAAGCGCTGGCCCAACTTCTTCACTGACTTGTTGCAAACTCTTTCTCTGGGTCCACACGCGATAGATCTTTACCTTCGCGTTCTTCTGGCCATAGACTCGGAAGTTGTGGACCGGGAAATTTTGCACTCTAAAGAAGAAGCCGACCGTAACACTTTAATCAAGGACCATATGCGAGAAACTTGTGTGGATTCCCTTGTGGACTCTTGGTACCATATCTTG TCGGTTTATGAAACGTCGAATACCGATTTGGTATGCCAAACATTAGAAATTGTTGGTGCATACATCGCGTGGATCAACATTGACCTGATAGCTAACATGCGATTTGTGGACCTTCTTGTTCGATTTTTGCGTGAACAGCCTTTGCGAGAGGCTGCTGCCGATTGCCTTCACGACATTGTTGCAAAAGGAATGGATCCGGTTGCAAAGATAAAGCTCGTCGAATCGCTTTTTTCAGTGTTAGACTCTGCTGGGATTCTGAACATCGACatg GAGGAGGATGTCGATTACTTGTGCAAATTAGCTCGTCTTATCAATTGCATTGGGTTGCAGATGGCTCTCAGTTGGACAAA GCTTAAGAAAGCTGGTGATAATGATAGCGCATGTGCTGTGATGCAACTACTTGAATCGAAGATTCCTCTTTGTTTCCGGTTTTTAAGCCATTCAGATGATGATGTTTCTGCTAGTGTGATGGAATTTGTGAAAGAATATGTTCAG ATGTTGAAGCAGAAAGCGGCGCTCAACGAAACAGAACGACAGCAAGTGGAAAATCTTCTGTTTATCATATTCGAAAAGACTAAATATGATGAAGGCTTTTACTTTGATCGTGATGGTGAAGAGGAAGCCATTTTTCTTGAATACAG AAAGCAGCTCAGAACGTTGTTCGACAACGTAGCAGTCCTTGATCGTGATTTAGTTTTGAACCGTGTACGAGATTTGGTTAATATGACATTACCCCGTTGGCAAACCTCGTCTTTCGCTGAAGTTGAGGCTGCCCTTACTTTCCTTTACCAGTTGGGCGAAGCGCTCCCCGTTTCTCACGGGAATCATTTTTCTGGAGACTCG GCCAAGGCATCGGCGCTTCAGCCAATGATGCAGTCACTTCTGTCTTGCGGAGTGAGCAATTACCCACACCCCGCTGTGACTCTATGCTTCTTTGAACTAGTCGTTCGCTACGAGAAATTTTTCCTGGTTGAACCCCAGTTTGTTGCTCCGACTCTGGTGGCCTTCTTAGACCAAGGAGGCATGAGACATGCGAACCCTAAAGTCCGTAGTCGAGTGGCCTACCTCTTCTCACGCTTCGTTCGTGCGGTCAA AACCCACATGACGGATTATACAGAGGATGTGCTCCGTCGACTGCAGGATCTCTTGGTACTCATTCCTGCTGAAAGTGGACCCCAGACGGCATTGCTCACACATGACGACCAactgtttatttttgaaacgGCAGGACTTTTAATTACGTCAGGAAACTTTGACGCAGAG ATAAAGAGAAACTTGATGCACAGTCTTGTTTCGCCGGTTCTTGATAAGTTTGCCGTACTGCTGGAAGAACTTATTCGACTCACTCCTCAATCCCCTAATGCCGTTGGGGCGGCTGACGCAACCAACCAGAAAAGAAGGGCCATATTAGCCCAGTGTCTTTCTCATGCCATGTCGGCTGTTGCCTGGAGCTCGAAAGCTTTTACCAACAGTCAGAATATCAAAGCTTCGGGGTGTTTGTCCGTGTATCTGAAAGCCCTTGAAGTCTTTCTTCGTGCCATCCAA CTTCCCGAGGTCGTCCCAGAAATTCAAGCTGGTCTAAGACAATATTTACATCGAATGACTGTATGTCTTGGTGAAGAGTTGCTTCCCTTTGTTCCATCTGCTTCACAAGTTTTGCTCAAATCAAGTAGCGTTCAGTCATTGGCTGAGTACATCCCACTGATTAATCAGATCATAGCTAAATTCAAG AAACAAGTTGTGCCCTTCTTGACCCAGGCTTTTGCTCCTATCATCTCGTCTATTTTTAACGCTCTTGCCGCTTCGGCTGCTTCCGTCAATGACGAAGAAGCTCGTCTAGAACGTCAGTCACTTCAAAGATCCTATTTCTCATTCGTTGCCGCCATTGTCGGCAGTGGATTGATGGAAGTGTTGGCTTCCCAGGATCCTGCAACTCTACAACAAGTCCTTGTCTCACTCGTTCAGGGAGCTGTTGATTATCCAGATCCAGTG GCCCAGAAAACTTGTTTTTCCACTCTCCGCCGGTTAGTGGAAATTTGGGGTGGAAAAGATGGGCCAGCGGAGTTTGTCGAATTTGTTTACAAGCAAATCGTTCCGGCCTGCTTTTTAGCCCCACTGCGAGACACGTTTGACCTCAATGACGCCCAGACTACGATGGCACTCAGCGAAAGTGCCCTTTGCCTTCGAGCCATCCTTGAAAAGAGG GGAGATGAAGAACTTATCACTTTTCTTCAGACTCAATACTTGCCAACATTGAAATTGAATCTGCAGCAGTCGCAAGAATTTTGCATGGCTTTAAGATCTGACCAGAAGTTGTTCAAATCCTACTATAAG ATGTTCTTCCAGCAGGCCAGGGGATTATGA
- the LOC124312180 gene encoding uncharacterized protein LOC124312180 has translation MFVPRLLNSGRCFLLLLVVSATLLIADGQQQHNNNNNNRSTLLRSMSQVRSAPATTSSSKTVRQEPSILVGGVKLAQEQQQVDRISTPDLEPRPTLTIQPEDRLKLRQSVMDLNKRRRVTAIKPTMSPDVISTPNVYHFFSKKRFERVRSNLTVTTSPTSSTTEASAPVVTQAA, from the exons ATGTTTGTGCCAAG ATTACTCAATAGCGGCAGATGTTTCCTCCTGCTGCTGGTCGTGAGTGCGACCCTATTAATAGCCGatggccaacaacaacacaacaacaacaacaacaaccgatcAACGTTGTTGCGGTCCATGTCGCAAGTTCGTTCAGCCCCCGCAACGACCAGCAGTTCAAAGACCGTCAGACAGGAG CCATCGATTCTCGTTGGCGGCGTCAAATTAgcgcaggagcagcagcaagtCGATCGAATTTCAACTCCGGATTTGGAACCACGTCCAACACTCACAATTCAGCCGGAGGATCGACTTAAACTCCGGCAAAGCGTCATGGATCTTAACAAGAGGAGAAGGGTGACGGCCATCAAACCGACCATGTCTCCCGATGTGATTTCCACTCCAAACGTGTACCACTTCTTCTCCAA gaaacgtTTCGAACGGGTACGGTCCAACTTGACAGTGACGACATCACCAACATCATCCACGACGGAAGCATCCGCTCCAGTTGTCACACAAGCTGCTTAA